The Drosophila innubila isolate TH190305 chromosome 3R unlocalized genomic scaffold, UK_Dinn_1.0 2_E_3R, whole genome shotgun sequence genome has a segment encoding these proteins:
- the LOC117791067 gene encoding uncharacterized protein LOC117791067: protein MAAISPKKTAMKLRSVPKLFRSSLKFAENNTVNIAERDYGLMRVTAASGTPHPRVITGVNMDTLKERLEEEQEKNLQAKQIESEMEIDSGIHFKSDTSRRSHKKMRLVETPHPAKITNLDPKVLLTPRLMRGFKANDPSPWAARTHFSNLTVVPSISSYPSKFGSVRSSTYTKKIPTIKKTKETRKETGTKVAKKKVTLIPPKIIVTNSASSSSSSDSCNHLELLSFNERRRIFHEGEFTIAKNGRKMSDNMMPITSKAVYIGDPNDKEAERAQAEIDLYIKSQGFIMAPTGTLTNLRRFSSQLSKRSLPSKRASAQSVEPTEALNKKRKSGSTAKAPV from the coding sequence ATGGCCGCAATATCGCCAAAGAAAACGGCCATGAAATTGCGCAGTGTACCCAAACTGTTTCGAAGTTCGCTTAAATTTGCAGAAAATAATACGGTAAATATCGCAGAGCGGGACTATGGCCTAATGCGGGTAACGGCCGCATCTGGTACTCCACATCCCCGGGTAATTACCGGTGTTAATATGGACACTCTAAAGGAGCGACTTGAGGAGGAACAGGAGAAAAACttacaagcaaaacaaatagagTCGGAAATGGAAATTGATTCTGGAATTCACTTCAAATCAGATACAAGTCGGAGATCGCATAAAAAAATGCGTTTAGTTGAAACTCCACATCCTGCTAAAATTACCAATTTGGATCCAAAGGTACTCCTCACTCCACGTCTCATGAGAGGTTTTAAGGCTAACGACCCCTCACCTTGGGCAGCAAGAACCCACTTCTCAAATCTTACGGTAGTGCCTTCAATATCTTCGTACCCTAGTAAATTCGGCTCGGTCCGGTCCTCAACATATACAAAGAAAATTCCGACAATCAAGAAAACCAAAGAAACTCGTAAAGAGACTGGGacaaaagttgcaaaaaaaaaagtcactCTAATTCCACCTAAAATTATAGTTACTAATTCCGCTTCATCGTCTTCATCCTCCGATAGTTGTAATCATTTAGAGCTTTTGAGTTTCAACGAACGTCGGCGTATTTTCCACGAGGGAGAATTTACCATCGCCAAAAATGGAAGGAAAATGAGCGACAATATGATGCCAATTACATCGAAAGCTGTTTACATTGGGGATCCTAACGATAAAGAGGCTGAGCGAGCTCAGGCAGAAATTGATTTGTATATAAAGAGTCAAGGCTTTATAATGGCCCCAACTGGTACACTGACAAATCTGCGACGCTTCTCCTCACAATTAAGCAAGCGCAGTCTTCCCTCGAAAAGGGCTTCAGCCCAAAGTGTGGAGCCTACAgaagcattaaataaaaagaggaAATCTGGTTCCACTGCCAAGGCACCAGTGTAG